The uncultured Bacteroides sp. genome includes the window TCGGAAAGATATATCACAATTATTCCCGAAATAGAAATGCCGGGACATAGTGAAGAAGTTTTAGCTGTATTTCCTCAATTATCTTGTAAAGGAAAGCCATATACCGGTGGCGATTTTTGTGTAGGTAACCCCGAAACCTTTGTTTTTTTGAAAAATGTATTGACAGAAGTGATGAAACTCTTCCCTTCCGAGTATATTCATATAGGAGGAGACGAGGCTGGAAAAAAGAACTGGGTAGCTTGTGATAAATGTAGAAACCTGATGAAAAAAGAAGGGATGAAGAATGTAGATGAATTGCAAAGTTATATGATTCATCGCATTGAGAAGTTCCTGAATTCAAAGGGACGTAGACTTTTAGGATGGGATGAAATAATGCAAGGCGGGTTGGCTCCTAATGCTACGGTAATGTCTTGGAGAGGTGAAGAGCATGGCGTGGAGGCTGTCAAAAACAAGCATGATGCAATTATGACTCCGATTAAATACTGTTACTTCAATTTTTATCAGGATGCACCATATTCACAGCCTCTCTCTTGGGCGGGCTATACGCCCATAGAAAAGGTTTACTCTTACAATCCTGTTCCGGATTCGTTGAGCCTTGAAGAGAAAAAGAATATATTGGGCATTCAGGCTAATATGTGGACAGAATATATTCCAACCGAGGAGAATGCAGAAATGATGATATGGCCAAGATTATTGGCAATTGCTGAAACCGGATGGTCGCTTCCCGAGAAGAAATCTTATAAGCGATTTCGGGAGAATGCACTAGAAGCTGTTGATTTCCTGAAATCGGAAGGGTATAAACCTTTCGAGTTGAAAAATGAAGTGGGTGAGCGTAAAGAATATTCCGATACGATACATAATTTAGCTTTTGGCAAACATGTTGAGTATAAACAATTGTATAACCTTGAATATCCCGCCGGCAGGGAGACTGCATTGACGGATGGCCTTCAAGGAGGTTGGTCGCCGGACGATAACCGATGGCAGGGCTTTCTTGGTAATGACATGGATGTAGTTATAGATTTAGGATCTGATCAACTTGTCCACACTGTTTATGCCACTTTTATGCAAGATTCTTTTGGATGGTATTGGATGCCGAAAGAGGTAGAAATATATGCTTCGGCGGACAATAAAGATTACAAGCTATTGACGACAGTAAAAAATGATATCCCCTTTACCCAGACAGGTTTCTTTCTTAAAAAAATGGGATGGGAAGGAGCTGCTCCGATGAGATATATACGTTATGTTGCAAAGCCTGATAAAGAGAATAAGAATACCGGATTCCTTTTTGTAGATGAAGTGACAGTAAAATAATGAGTATATGCACTAACAAAAACTCTTTCAACAGCAATGTAAGCATTCGGTTAACCCCGTGTTGCAAAATCCTTGAAGAATACAAAAGTCTACAGATATTCTTCAAGGATTTGCCTTATTTTTCAATGATATTTTGAAAAACTCCTAAAACATTCGGAGACTGTTAGGAGATCTTCGGAGACATCCTAATTTATAGATTTTCTCCTATTTGAGTTTTCAGGTTATGAGGGAGAAGTTCAGCAAGATCTTTGCTGTAATCGTTATCATAGTCATGTATGTGGTTAAACACATATTCCATCCACTTTCTGGGGTCCACTTCACAAGCTTTGCAGCATCCCATCATGGAATATATAATAGCAGCTTGCTCTGCAGCATCATGGTTTCCACAAAACAAAAAGTTCTTTCTTCCTAGTGCGATAGGCCTGATGGCATTTTCAGCCAAATTGTTATCTATCCGATATCTGCCATCAAGGTGATACCTGGTTAGCCTTGGGAAAATCTTATAAGTATAGCTAATAGCCTTACCTATTCTGCTTTTGGGAAGTACTTTATCGTATTCCTTATAAAGCCATTTTTCAAAGAGTACAAGGATAGGGTAAGCCAGCCTGCTTCGCAGATCAGCACGTTCTGTATAAGACAAGTCCTCATTATCAGCCTGTTTTTCCACATCATAGAGCAGTGCTATTTGTTCCAAGGCATATGTTGCCCTGGCTTTATCATCTTCCAAAGCCTGTTCAAAATACCGTCGGGCATGTGCCCAACATCCTATTGGTAAAACACCTTTCTTTTTTTCATAAATGGAGTAAACTTCATAACCATCTGTCTGAAGCGCCCCGCGGAAGTCTTTCAGTAGCCCGATTGCTACACTTTGCGCTCGTGAACCGTGGTCGTAATAAAAGAGTACCAGGTTTTGTATCACCGCCCGTACCATCCAAAGATATCCTTTGACTGTTTTATGCTTCTCGTTATTGATTATCGGTACAGTTGTCTCATCCACCTGTAGATAATCCGTAGAGAGAATGATCTCTTTTAATCTGTAGTATAATGGTCTGAGCATATCAGCCGATTCTGAAAACCATCCGTTTACTGTCGATGCAGACAAAGAAAGACCTGTTTGCTTAAACATTTGCAACTGGCGATAGAAAGGGATGTGATAGGTGTATTTATTGTTTAATATCTCTGCCAGGAGTGAGGCTCCGGCAAAGCTTTTGGCTATAGGAAGAAAAGGCATGGGGGCTATAACAACTTCCTTTTCAACATTCAGCGTTTTATTCTTTAGAACCCATTTTTCACGGATGATACGACGGACATAGAATTCATCCGGTTTGTGTTCGAGTATTTCGGTTATTTCTTCGCCAATCTTTTTCCAGTTTTCCTCATCAACACCGGCTGGTCTGATGCGTTCTTCTCTTCGCTCCAAAGAATCAGGCAAATTCTGGCGTACCGGTTTATCATTACTTTTTGCTGTAGTGCGACGGATTTTATATTCTATGATTTGTTTTTGGGCTTCCCTGGCAAGCGCCTTTTCCTCCGGCAAGACATCAAGGCCCTCAAAATCGAGTTTCCTTTGCAAGGGATCAGGAGTGATAAATTTCTCACTGGATTTACCAAAGTATTTTCTTCTCAGGTATTGAAGCTGATACTCCAGTTGTCCAATCTTTTGGTCTTTTTTCTCAATGATAAGCTTTTGTTCTTCAATGGTCTGCTTACAGGAGGCTATTTCAACATCGACAGATTCTAATTCATTCAGTTTGCTTTGTAAACGAGCATTGTGTCGATAGAGCCTGTCCCGCTCTTCCAACAGTGCCAAGATGAATTCTTTGTCGTTTGTCGTGTCTGCCATTTCCCCTTTGATCTGATAGTCCAAAAGTACTTATTTTAGGGGAAAATACCAAATATTTGACTCGTAAAATTGTATTTATTTTAAACATAATTCGAACCTTTTTCTTCGTGTTACTTTATCGGCGTCAATACCCTGAACCATTAACATCAGACTTTGCCAGGTCATCCTGAAAACATGAGATTCTTCATCGTAAAGAGGAAGTTTAAAGGTGCCGGATTCAAGTTTCTTGTGATAAATCACAAGACCACCATATTCCATGTGGAGTATCTTCATGCTGGTGCAGGTACGGTTTATGAAGATAAAAACATCTCCGTCTTTCACATTTTGCTGCATATAATCAGCAACAACTCCGCTAAGAGTATAAAAACTCTTTCTCATATCTGTGGGCAACGGGCACAGATAGTAATTCATTGATTCATTCAGGTTAAACATCGCTATCAGTCGTCTAAGTGAATGAGTGTTCGTAAAACGGATGGATCAACATTCCCTTTGATCCTAAGGGTTGCACCGTTGAGGTAGCTTACCTCAATGGCAAAATCATTGTCCGGTTGCCGGCATGACTGTGCTTTACTCTGAGCGTGATTAACTGCTGGAACTGATGCTGATTTGTCGATCAGCAAAGGAATTAATCCGGAAGATTTATTTGCTGAGTTCCGTTTTTTCTGCCAATAATAAAACCGACTCTCTGTAAAGCCTTCATTATTGCAGAAATCTCTAACGTTCAAGCCGGATCCTTTAAAACGGTTATACACCTCTTCGAATTGCACTTGTGTCATCACAACTTTTTAATTTTGAGACAAAAGTAAGTAACTGAAATTAGGAATTAAATACGGGGTTTACCGAATGCTTACACAGCAATAGGCCCTTCAACCTGATAATTGCTATTTAATTCAGATTAAGAAAGCCTCAAAACCTATTTTTTATCCTGTAAAAGCTCCTGCGTATGCAGCAGTAATTCTTTTCCTCCCATATCCCCATGCCCGGGTATCACAACACGGGCATCGGGATATTTCTTAATCACTTTACCGATAGTAGCCGGCCATTCATCAAGCACCGCGTCCGATAAATTCCCTAACCCTTTGGCGTGAACATCCTTCACCATGCAACCTCCGAAAAGAATCTTCTCCGAAGGAATCCACACCACAATATTATCTGCAGCATGTCCGCCACCCGGATAGTAGCAGCAAAGATCCATATCTCCCAGTTTAACCGTAAGGGAATCTATAAAGCCATGATCGGGCACGGGCAATTTCTTTTCGCGGGCAATATCAATGGTCATCTGATTGGCATACGACTCCACTCCTATCTTTTGCAAGTAGGACAAACCACCCATACAATCACTATGCCAATGGTTAGGAATGAATTTGGTTAGTTTAGCATGTAGCGTATTCTTAATCCAGTCCACCAGAATGGCTGTCCGCTCGTCAGTTGCAGGAGTATCCAGCAATGCCGCCTCCCCTCCGTTCACCAGAATCAATCCGTTGCATGGCACTACTCCAAAACTACCCATATCATCATAGGAAACATAAAAGTAAGCTTTGTCTGAAAGTTTAGTCACTTCCATGCCGGGGCCCACTGTTGTTTTCTCAGCAACAGGCTGCGCATAAACGTTAAAACTCGCTACGGCAACAATTATAAGAATGGTTTGTTTTAGTTTCATAAATTTATAATACACTTTATGTAGGCTAGCTATATTATCCTAATTGTTGAAGAAACAATAGGGAGCCACATTCACAACAGAATTTAAGAAAAGAGACTTTGAATTGTTTCTCAAACCATAAAATCATATTAAAAAGATTTATCTATAATCCTTTTATATTTCTGATAATTATGGGATCTCTTAAAAGTATTAATACTTCCTTCAAAGACAATTTCACCTCCATATTTTCCCTTACCTGGACCCATTTCAATAATATAATCACAGGAAGAAAAGCCAAGTACATTATGCTCCACGAAAATAACGGTACCTCCAGCTTCTGTTATTTCTCCAAACACAGTCATAATATTATAAGCATCCTTCTCACTTAAACCAGTTAATGGCTCATCAAATATAAATATTTTTTCTTTGAGTTTCTTTCCTATGAATTTAGTAAGTTTCAGCCGTTGAGCTTCTCCTCCGGATAAAGTATCAGTCGTACGAAATAAAGTAAGATATCCTAATCCCAATTTTTGAAGTAATGCAACTTTCTTGACTATGATCGGATATTCAGCAAAAAAAGCCCCATCAAGCAAATGATCTATTGTTAGTGTCAACATTTCATAGATAGAAAACCCTTTGAAAGAAGATCTCAAGACCTCATTACTATAACGTTTTCCCTTACACTCATCACAGAGCACCTCCACTTCCGTTTTCCCAAAATCTAACGAATATTTCACCAACCCTCGTCCTTTGCAGAAAGGACATTGCCCTTTCTCTGAAGTAAAGCTGAAAAAATCGCGGTCCAAATGAGATTCACGAGCATAGACATCACGAATATCATCTAAAACGCCACAATACGAAGCTATAGTTGAAACAACACTCCCTCTCAACGGTTTTTGACTTACATACTCAACATTCTTGTTATTCTTTTCAATGCATCGCACTAACGTTGACTTCCCTGAACCAGATGGACCATAAATCCCTGTAATACAATTCTGAGGAATACGGACAGAAACATCATGAAGGTTATTAGCAGATATTTGTTCAAAATCAAAAAATGAGGAAACTGTTTTTGGAGTATATAGATACTTAAAATTATCATAACCTGAACTAACCAATTGCCCTCCATTATCACCCGAACCAGGACCCATAAATAAGTTTCGATCCGTATGCTCTAAAAAAAACGGATTATGTTCAATCATCAATATTGAATTCCTTCTATCCCTCAAACTTCCGAGCGCATTAATAATGGAATTATATTCTGAAACATGAAGTCTAGCTGATGGTTCATCTATAATATATAACATTCCTGATATCTGAGAAGTCAATATATTTACTAGTCTTATGCGTTGCAACTCACCTCCAGAAAGAGAAGGAATACTACGATTCAAACTCAGATATTCAAGTTTCCCCTGGATCAATCCGTCAACAATTCGTTTAATATTGTAGAGAAGTTTTTTATGCTCGTTATTTGCTTTTTCACAGAGTGCCTGATCAATGAATAAACTTAAATCAGATAATTCCATCGTATAAAGCTCTCCCAAGCTCTTCCTCCGATATTTAAAAGATAATACCTTCTCTGAGAAACGAGTACCATGACAATGGCTGCACAAATGAGACGAAGAATAATCGGCTAATTTCTGATTACTTGAAATATGCTCTTTATCAGCTTTTAAACTTTGCATTTCAAGTAACAAACCTATATACTGAAATTCTCTTGTGCGTTTTTTCCCATTCATCACATAGCTGACTCTAAATTTGTCTTTAGATTGCCCATACAGTAAGTCGTCAACCTCTTCTTTCTTTAAGTTTTTCAGCTGCACATGTAATGGAATTCCTTTGTGCAGAGCATATTTTTCGAGAACTTTTTGATTATATTTCGTACGCCATGGCAAGAATGGTTTCTCATTAATGCTTTTCTCCCAATCAATCATCTGGTCACTATCAAGGTGCATTTCAACACCTAATCCATCGCAATAAGGACACGAATTCTTAGGATTGTTAAACGAAAATATGCTTGGAGATACAGCATTTACTGAAGCGAATAACAACCTAAAATCTTTATCTATCCGCAGAAATGTAGCAACAGTAGATCTAGGATTAGTGTTTTGGTTATCCTGTTTTAGAGCTATAGTTGGGATTATATTTTGATATGAATCAACTTCAAAGCTAGTGCTAGCTTCAGGAGTATTATTAGCCACTTTCTCCCATTCATATTGCGATATAGCATAAATAGTACCATACGCCAAGGAACTTTTGCCCGATCCACTTGGCCCTGCAATACCCCAGAAACAACCTACAGGAATATCTATAGAAATATCCTTTAGATTATTTGTTCTTATCCCTTTGTAACTGATAATATTTTCCTTCA containing:
- a CDS encoding ATP-binding cassette domain-containing protein produces the protein MKENIISYKGIRTNNLKDISIDIPVGCFWGIAGPSGSGKSSLAYGTIYAISQYEWEKVANNTPEASTSFEVDSYQNIIPTIALKQDNQNTNPRSTVATFLRIDKDFRLLFASVNAVSPSIFSFNNPKNSCPYCDGLGVEMHLDSDQMIDWEKSINEKPFLPWRTKYNQKVLEKYALHKGIPLHVQLKNLKKEEVDDLLYGQSKDKFRVSYVMNGKKRTREFQYIGLLLEMQSLKADKEHISSNQKLADYSSSHLCSHCHGTRFSEKVLSFKYRRKSLGELYTMELSDLSLFIDQALCEKANNEHKKLLYNIKRIVDGLIQGKLEYLSLNRSIPSLSGGELQRIRLVNILTSQISGMLYIIDEPSARLHVSEYNSIINALGSLRDRRNSILMIEHNPFFLEHTDRNLFMGPGSGDNGGQLVSSGYDNFKYLYTPKTVSSFFDFEQISANNLHDVSVRIPQNCITGIYGPSGSGKSTLVRCIEKNNKNVEYVSQKPLRGSVVSTIASYCGVLDDIRDVYARESHLDRDFFSFTSEKGQCPFCKGRGLVKYSLDFGKTEVEVLCDECKGKRYSNEVLRSSFKGFSIYEMLTLTIDHLLDGAFFAEYPIIVKKVALLQKLGLGYLTLFRTTDTLSGGEAQRLKLTKFIGKKLKEKIFIFDEPLTGLSEKDAYNIMTVFGEITEAGGTVIFVEHNVLGFSSCDYIIEMGPGKGKYGGEIVFEGSINTFKRSHNYQKYKRIIDKSF
- a CDS encoding IS66 family transposase; the encoded protein is MADTTNDKEFILALLEERDRLYRHNARLQSKLNELESVDVEIASCKQTIEEQKLIIEKKDQKIGQLEYQLQYLRRKYFGKSSEKFITPDPLQRKLDFEGLDVLPEEKALAREAQKQIIEYKIRRTTAKSNDKPVRQNLPDSLERREERIRPAGVDEENWKKIGEEITEILEHKPDEFYVRRIIREKWVLKNKTLNVEKEVVIAPMPFLPIAKSFAGASLLAEILNNKYTYHIPFYRQLQMFKQTGLSLSASTVNGWFSESADMLRPLYYRLKEIILSTDYLQVDETTVPIINNEKHKTVKGYLWMVRAVIQNLVLFYYDHGSRAQSVAIGLLKDFRGALQTDGYEVYSIYEKKKGVLPIGCWAHARRYFEQALEDDKARATYALEQIALLYDVEKQADNEDLSYTERADLRSRLAYPILVLFEKWLYKEYDKVLPKSRIGKAISYTYKIFPRLTRYHLDGRYRIDNNLAENAIRPIALGRKNFLFCGNHDAAEQAAIIYSMMGCCKACEVDPRKWMEYVFNHIHDYDNDYSKDLAELLPHNLKTQIGENL
- a CDS encoding family 20 glycosylhydrolase, encoding MNKYCTPLLLFVLIVFAFNVHAHGENKVVKEDSLHLIPVPQEIILGKGSFHITANTQVYTNLKRAEKARILDFIKQSQLQLDKKGKKSTPGTLQLLLIKDNSKSPEAYSLQISSSGIKIKATAGVGIFYGLQSLLQLINQYGKENIPVLTINDSPYLQYRGLMIDVSRHFFSKEFIEKQLDMMAYYKINRLHWHLVDGAGWRIEIKKYPELTRNAAWRPYENLVEWSDKNKLYCTKDTVGAYGGYYTQKDIKEVVKYASERYITIIPEIEMPGHSEEVLAVFPQLSCKGKPYTGGDFCVGNPETFVFLKNVLTEVMKLFPSEYIHIGGDEAGKKNWVACDKCRNLMKKEGMKNVDELQSYMIHRIEKFLNSKGRRLLGWDEIMQGGLAPNATVMSWRGEEHGVEAVKNKHDAIMTPIKYCYFNFYQDAPYSQPLSWAGYTPIEKVYSYNPVPDSLSLEEKKNILGIQANMWTEYIPTEENAEMMIWPRLLAIAETGWSLPEKKSYKRFRENALEAVDFLKSEGYKPFELKNEVGERKEYSDTIHNLAFGKHVEYKQLYNLEYPAGRETALTDGLQGGWSPDDNRWQGFLGNDMDVVIDLGSDQLVHTVYATFMQDSFGWYWMPKEVEIYASADNKDYKLLTTVKNDIPFTQTGFFLKKMGWEGAAPMRYIRYVAKPDKENKNTGFLFVDEVTVK
- the tnpB gene encoding IS66 family insertion sequence element accessory protein TnpB (TnpB, as the term is used for proteins encoded by IS66 family insertion elements, is considered an accessory protein, since TnpC, encoded by a neighboring gene, is a DDE family transposase.); amino-acid sequence: MFNLNESMNYYLCPLPTDMRKSFYTLSGVVADYMQQNVKDGDVFIFINRTCTSMKILHMEYGGLVIYHKKLESGTFKLPLYDEESHVFRMTWQSLMLMVQGIDADKVTRRKRFELCLK